One region of Budorcas taxicolor isolate Tak-1 chromosome 3, Takin1.1, whole genome shotgun sequence genomic DNA includes:
- the CITED4 gene encoding cbp/p300-interacting transactivator 4, translated as MADHLMLAEGYSLVPRPPPAAPAHGPHALRTLQPYSSPGLDSGLRPRGAPLGPPPPPQGTVAYGAFGPSPTFQPFPAVPPPAAGNAHLQPVATLYPGRATMPPGAPGGPSGPQPAPGAPAPPLQPPAHALGGMDAELIDEEALTSLELELGLHRVRDLPELFLGQSEFDCFSDLGSAPPAGSVSC; from the coding sequence ATGGCTGACCACCTGATGCTCGCCGAGGGCTACAGCCTGGTGCCGAGGCCGCCGCCCGCCGCGCCCGCCCACGGCCCTCACGCGCTCCGGACGCTGCAGCCGTACTCGAGCCCAGGCCTGGACAGCGGGTTGCGGCCGCGGGGGGCTCCGCTGGGCCCGCCGCCGCCTCCACAGGGGACCGTGGCTTACGGGGCCTTCGGGCCGTCGCCCACCTTCCAGCCCTTCCCGGCTGTGCCACCGCCGGCGGCCGGCAACGCGCACCTGCAGCCCGTGGCGACGCTGTACCCAGGACGCGCCACCATGCCCCCCGGCGCCCCAGGAGGCCCCTCAGGCCCGCAGCCCGCACCGGGAGCCCCGGCCCCGCCACTGCAGCCGCCGGCGCACGCCCTGGGCGGCATGGACGCCGAACTCATCGACGAGGAGGCGCTGACGTCGCTGGAGCTGGAGCTCGGGCTGCACCGCGTGCGCGATTTGCCCGAGCTCTTCCTGGGCCAGAGCGAGTTCGACTGCTTCTCGGACTTGGGGTCGGCGCCGCCCGCCGGCTCGGTGAGCTGCTGA